A single window of Chloracidobacterium sp. DNA harbors:
- a CDS encoding cation:proton antiporter, whose translation MNIPIFFAANIEHTAILLDLFIMLAAAKLMAEIFERVKQPAVVGEILAGVVIGPSLLGWVEPSDMISVLAEFGVIFLLFNVGLETKPQSIFQVGRRALTVGVLGVILPFVAGYFIAHAWGGSFVESMFIAAALVATSVGITARVLGSMGLLDSDTSRIILGAAVIDDILGLIILSLVSSVSQGSVSYLGLAKTAGAAILFTVFVALVGSRLMNRMAPMFARLRLERPFFALGLILCLGLSVASAYVGVAAIIGAFLAGMTLAEATENDRKMHQLTTGVTEFLVPFFLVNIGMQLDLSVFREGSVIIFAVVLTLIAVATKFVGCGLGAWGLQRREMAQIGIGMVPRGEVGIVVAQIGLGLGVIGKNFFAAVLFMAVATTLIAPPFIKMLFAVDSDGDGIPDPFEEVDVSDEFGRIG comes from the coding sequence ATGAATATTCCGATCTTCTTTGCGGCAAATATTGAACACACTGCCATTCTGCTAGACCTTTTTATAATGCTGGCGGCTGCAAAGTTAATGGCCGAGATCTTTGAGCGCGTCAAGCAACCTGCAGTAGTCGGCGAGATACTGGCCGGTGTCGTTATCGGCCCAAGTCTGCTGGGGTGGGTCGAGCCTTCGGATATGATCAGCGTGCTGGCTGAGTTTGGCGTCATATTTCTGCTATTCAACGTCGGGCTTGAAACCAAGCCCCAATCGATTTTTCAGGTCGGTCGGCGAGCTCTTACGGTCGGCGTACTTGGTGTCATTCTACCGTTCGTGGCGGGTTATTTTATTGCTCACGCGTGGGGTGGTTCATTCGTCGAATCGATGTTTATCGCTGCCGCACTCGTCGCGACTTCGGTCGGGATCACGGCTCGAGTCCTTGGTTCGATGGGGCTGTTGGACAGCGATACCTCGCGTATAATACTAGGTGCTGCGGTCATAGACGACATTTTGGGCTTGATCATACTCTCGCTCGTCTCGTCAGTGAGCCAGGGTAGCGTTAGCTATCTCGGCCTCGCGAAGACCGCCGGAGCCGCTATTCTCTTTACGGTTTTTGTGGCGCTTGTCGGTTCGAGGCTAATGAACCGAATGGCACCGATGTTTGCTCGCCTACGGCTCGAACGTCCATTCTTTGCTCTCGGACTTATACTCTGCCTCGGGCTTTCGGTGGCCTCCGCTTATGTCGGTGTTGCAGCCATCATCGGCGCCTTTTTGGCGGGTATGACTCTAGCCGAGGCCACAGAGAATGATAGAAAGATGCACCAACTCACCACGGGCGTCACTGAGTTTTTGGTGCCATTCTTCCTTGTAAATATCGGAATGCAGCTCGACCTTTCAGTCTTTCGCGAGGGGTCGGTGATAATATTTGCCGTCGTACTTACATTGATCGCGGTCGCAACCAAATTTGTCGGTTGCGGATTGGGTGCTTGGGGATTGCAACGACGGGAGATGGCTCAGATCGGTATCGGAATGGTGCCCCGCGGCGAGGTCGGTATTGTAGTTGCTCAGATCGGGCTCGGTTTGGGCGTGATCGGTAAAAACTTTTTTGCAGCAGTGCTTTTTATGGCAGTCGCAACCACGCTGATCGCCCCTCCGTTCATCAAGATGCTCTTTGCCGTTGATTCTGACGGCGACGGTATTCCGGACCCCTTCGAAGAAGTGGATGTATCGGATGAATTCGGCCGTATCGGCTAG
- a CDS encoding tetratricopeptide repeat protein, which translates to MKRYLVQIAPIVVLIGILATTSATAQVRTSTDSGQFRVITIATEPGATVWVDGVRFGKADSDGKLEVRTLSTGGHSLRVRADSFKERIVSITAAQKGAIRVALTKTTDSAELAFQEAERLSLIDREKAIDAYKKAIKLRPAYPDAFVALARVQSETGDLEEAERAIASARKLRPAFAEASAVLGRIYKDLGQEEKAIAAFDRAISEGKGFQPEALAGLGLLYKEKAEGFGGAGEFDAEQVNYAEAAKYLRRSVKQISGAPDAVVIYQLLGLVYERIQNYQEAIDIYEEFLRIFPDSSDATAIRSFIVQLKKQSTNDQ; encoded by the coding sequence ATGAAACGTTACCTAGTACAAATTGCTCCGATCGTCGTATTAATTGGCATTTTGGCAACGACGTCGGCAACGGCACAGGTTCGCACGAGTACCGACTCGGGTCAGTTTCGCGTGATCACAATTGCGACGGAACCTGGTGCAACAGTCTGGGTTGATGGCGTGCGCTTCGGCAAAGCCGACAGCGACGGCAAACTCGAAGTACGTACGCTTTCGACCGGTGGACATTCGCTTCGGGTGCGTGCGGACAGCTTTAAGGAACGTATTGTTTCGATCACAGCGGCCCAAAAGGGTGCGATACGGGTGGCACTTACCAAAACGACCGATTCGGCGGAGCTTGCCTTTCAGGAAGCAGAACGACTATCGCTAATCGATCGCGAGAAAGCGATCGATGCCTATAAAAAAGCTATCAAGCTGCGGCCTGCGTATCCTGATGCCTTCGTAGCTCTTGCCCGCGTACAATCTGAGACAGGCGATCTCGAGGAGGCAGAGCGAGCCATCGCGTCTGCCCGAAAGCTACGGCCTGCGTTCGCCGAGGCCTCGGCCGTTCTGGGCCGGATATATAAGGACCTCGGCCAAGAGGAAAAGGCGATAGCCGCGTTTGATCGAGCGATAAGCGAAGGCAAGGGGTTTCAACCTGAGGCATTGGCCGGACTCGGATTGCTCTATAAGGAAAAGGCCGAGGGATTTGGCGGTGCCGGCGAATTTGACGCCGAGCAGGTAAATTATGCTGAGGCCGCCAAGTACCTTCGCCGTTCCGTAAAACAGATCTCAGGGGCGCCGGATGCCGTTGTAATATACCAGTTGCTCGGACTCGTCTACGAGCGTATACAGAATTACCAGGAAGCAATCGATATATACGAGGAATTTCTGCGTATCTTTCCAGATAGCTCCGATGCGACCGCGATTCGATCCTTCATAGTCCAACTCAAGAAACAATCTACCAACGACCAGTGA
- the pilB gene encoding type IV-A pilus assembly ATPase PilB — translation MSAKLGEILVRENLITPPQLREALDFQRANGGRLGSNLVKLNIVSDDVITAVLSRQYGVPSINLELFSIEPDVIKLISHEVALKYSVLPISKVGATLTLAMADPTNVFAMDDIKFMTGFNVEPVIASESSIQFAVGKYYIGSNEIDIFDAAFAVESEKKASKSASNGHLTNGAGVAVGERLNESDLDVSLDRFEFGNHEAEQFEVVEDNDEIDLAALAKASEDAPVVRLVNVLLVDSLRRGASDIHVEPYEKDFRIRFRIDGILYDVMHPPMKIRDPLISRLKIMAKLDISEKRLPQDGRIKIKVRIDNRSRELDFRVSTLPTLFGEKVVLRLLDKDKLMLDMTKLGFEQESLDKFKRAISNPYGMVLVTGPTGSGKTNTLYSALQALNTPETNIMTAEDPVEFNLQGINQVQMKEQIGLNFAAALRSFLRQDPNIVLVGEIRDFETAEIAIKAALTGHLVLSTLHTNDAPSTVSRLVNMGIEPFLVATSVNIIQAQRLIRRICVDCKEEVSLPPEGLPGVGFSVEEASTLKIYKGRGCKTCNNTGFKGRVGLYEVMEINDDLRELIIIGASAMELRRKAIEMGMITLRESGLCKIREGITTIEEVVKETVL, via the coding sequence ATGTCAGCAAAACTTGGGGAAATACTTGTCCGCGAAAACCTCATAACGCCGCCGCAGTTGCGTGAGGCTCTCGACTTTCAACGCGCTAACGGAGGACGATTGGGCTCCAATCTAGTGAAGCTCAACATCGTCTCTGACGACGTTATCACCGCCGTTTTATCCCGCCAGTACGGAGTCCCTTCCATCAACCTTGAGCTATTTTCGATCGAGCCTGACGTGATCAAGCTCATATCGCACGAAGTGGCGCTAAAATACTCGGTCCTTCCGATTTCGAAAGTCGGCGCCACGCTAACCCTAGCTATGGCCGATCCGACCAACGTTTTCGCGATGGACGATATCAAGTTTATGACCGGATTCAACGTTGAACCGGTGATCGCCTCGGAATCTTCGATACAGTTTGCTGTCGGCAAATATTATATCGGCTCTAACGAGATCGATATATTTGATGCCGCGTTTGCAGTAGAGAGCGAAAAGAAGGCTTCCAAAAGCGCGTCGAATGGCCACCTTACAAATGGTGCCGGCGTTGCAGTCGGTGAACGGTTGAATGAGTCCGATCTCGACGTTTCGCTGGACCGCTTTGAGTTTGGGAATCACGAGGCCGAGCAATTTGAGGTTGTCGAGGACAATGACGAGATCGACCTCGCGGCGTTGGCCAAAGCAAGTGAGGACGCCCCTGTCGTTCGCCTTGTTAACGTATTGCTGGTCGATTCGCTACGCCGTGGTGCATCAGATATTCACGTCGAACCGTACGAGAAGGACTTCCGGATCCGCTTTCGTATTGATGGCATACTCTACGACGTAATGCACCCGCCGATGAAAATCCGCGATCCGCTAATTTCGCGTCTGAAGATCATGGCGAAACTCGATATTTCTGAGAAACGCCTCCCGCAAGATGGCCGTATCAAGATCAAGGTCAGGATCGACAACCGTTCGCGCGAACTCGATTTCCGAGTTTCGACCCTCCCGACGCTGTTTGGCGAAAAAGTCGTGCTCCGATTACTCGACAAAGACAAACTGATGCTCGATATGACCAAACTGGGATTTGAGCAGGAGAGTCTTGATAAGTTTAAGCGTGCCATATCGAACCCATATGGAATGGTGTTGGTTACTGGGCCGACCGGTTCCGGTAAGACGAATACTCTGTATTCAGCACTTCAGGCTCTAAACACTCCTGAAACCAACATTATGACGGCCGAGGATCCGGTCGAATTTAATCTTCAGGGCATCAATCAGGTGCAGATGAAGGAGCAGATCGGTCTAAACTTCGCGGCCGCACTCCGTTCTTTCCTGCGACAGGATCCAAACATCGTCCTCGTTGGCGAGATCCGAGACTTTGAAACTGCCGAGATCGCGATCAAGGCAGCATTGACCGGCCACCTCGTTCTATCAACGCTCCATACAAATGACGCCCCATCGACCGTCTCTCGATTGGTGAATATGGGCATCGAACCGTTTCTGGTAGCTACATCGGTCAATATCATACAGGCCCAGCGACTGATCAGACGCATCTGCGTGGACTGTAAGGAAGAGGTGAGTTTGCCGCCCGAAGGCTTGCCGGGTGTTGGATTCTCGGTAGAAGAGGCCAGCACATTAAAGATCTATAAAGGCCGCGGCTGTAAGACTTGTAATAACACCGGCTTTAAGGGCCGCGTTGGACTCTATGAGGTTATGGAGATCAATGACGACCTCCGCGAATTAATAATTATCGGCGCTAGCGCTATGGAACTTCGGAGAAAGGCAATCGAGATGGGCATGATCACATTGCGTGAGTCAGGCCTATGCAAAATACGTGAAGGCATAACGACCATCGAGGAGGTCGTGAAGGAAACGGTCTTGTAG